In the genome of Arachis stenosperma cultivar V10309 chromosome 6, arast.V10309.gnm1.PFL2, whole genome shotgun sequence, the window TTGTTATTAATTTTTGGAtagaaagttttttttttttgaaaaaatttataaatatttaattatttataattattagaacATTAAATATTATTGTGGCCTTGcacatagaaataaataaataaaaactgaatagttattattaatttttaaaagtgtgTTACTTTATTCGTAGTTAATTGTAATTATGATTTTTAGaaagttaattattattgttattagaaaataaatttaagaaaaaaatgacaaaaattattaatattttttgaaatttagaaATTATGTGTATAATTTTACCTAACTTATCGTTATAGTTAATAAATAATTGATATTACAAATAATAGTAATATTAAGATTTGATTAGGAAATTCTTTTCCATAtcacaaataaataaacaaacaacATCTCAAGTTTACTAATTTTCTTAAGATTTGATTAGgaatgtatatatatgtatgtattatGAATCTATTTATATCTACTCTTTAGTTAATGTTATTAATAATAAGTTGACTGAAGCACTAATTATTTGTTTTAGTCGaattaagttaaaaaatttatgacACAGGTTTCAAGTAATATTTGTTATTGAGTTAGTTGTGCAGATTTTGTTAATGAGTGGTTGTAGCTTAAAAAATCTTGTCCTCTAGTAGTAagtaatataataatagtagtTAATGAgttgattaataatttattatgtttCTTGCAGAAATTAAGAATGTTGACCTGTGATCATCCAATTCTGCCGGATCGGTACAACGATCGAGTGGAGGAGCATTTACGAGTTACTGGATTTTATCATGCATCTCAAATTGGTGTCGTACAAAATCAGAAAGCACTCGTGAATGCTCTAATCGAACGCTGGCACTCTGATACACATACGTTTCACCTTCCAATTGGTGAATGTGTCGTAAGTCTTGAAGATGTTGCTCTAATTCTTGGTCTTCCGACGGATGGTCTTCCAGTTACTGGGATGACAATGAGTAGTTTCCCAGCGTTGGAGGTGAAGTGTTTGCATCAGTTTGGAGTTGCACCGCGTAAGTCGGACTGTAGAGGATGCTGCATAAAACTAACTTGGCTGCGGGATCTAAAAGAAAACATTCAGTTGACTGATGAAATAAGTATACAAAGGTATGTGAAGTGTCACATTATGTTGCTGATCAGGACGATCTTGTTTGGGGATAAATCTGGGGCAGGTGTGCACTGGAAGTATCTACCATTGCTTCATAATTTTGCCAGTATTGGACAGTATAGTTGGGGATCAGCATGCCTAGCACACCTCTACAGGGCATTATGCAGGGCATCTCGTTATAACTGTAAGGAAATGGATGGTCCAATAACACTTCTGTTCGGTTGGGCTTGGATCCGAATGCCATACCTATCGCCGCTTCCTAGGGAACCCCACAGTTTTTCACTAGCCAACAGGTAATATTACGTTACAATCTACCTGTAACTTTATATTTAAAATCCAGTTTAGCTAATTGAATATATGATATTAGGTGGCGTAATTGGGAGCGTGGTGACAGACGATATAGATATCTTAATCTAGCTCACTTTAGGAAGGCCTTTGATGACCTCCAGGAAGGCAAGGTGTGTTTTAATTAAAGAATTCTTAGTTTCGGAACACACTTATTGAAAGGAACTCTGTTACAAAATTAATTAGCTATAGTGAGTGGTACCTATGTTGATGACCAGTTTCTGCAAGTACGGCGCCTTGAATTTTCTCAGAAAGTTCGACTCTATATGCCTGATGCAAAACATATGAAAAGCTCTAGGAGATGACCAAGCCCCGTTACTCTTTTCCACAGCTGCATTTATGGATTCGTGACGGTCGGATATCAGTTCCACACCAACCCGAGTGACAACATGCTGACGATGGTTACTTAGAAAAAAGTGTCACGCATCTGAAGTCTCTCCCTCCACAATCGCAAACGCAATTGGGACGATATTGTTGTTGCCATCTTGTGACACTGCCACTAGTAGACAACCCTTGTACTTTCCGTACAAGTGAGTCTCATCCACCTGGACAACTAGCTTACAATGTCTGAATGCTCTAATGCAGGGGTAATAACTCCAAAAGACACGATGCAACACTCGAATATCAGTCACCAAGTCATCGCCTTGATATGCAGGCATAGTCTCAAAATGAACAACAGCTGACGGCTCCTTGTGACACATGGCCTCAAACCAAATAGGCAACGCTTCGTACGATGCTTCCCAacctccaaatattttttccaCTGCCTTTTGCTTAGCCAACCATGCTTTCCGATAACTAACAATGTAGTTGAACTTCGATTGCACCTCTGCTATAACCGATTTTACCTTTAAGGCGGGGTCAGCCTCAACCAACGGCTTAATTGCTTCTGCAATTGTGGTCGAATCCAGCTTCGAATGATCCTGAGAAAT includes:
- the LOC130934635 gene encoding serine/threonine-protein phosphatase 7 long form homolog, coding for MLTCDHPILPDRYNDRVEEHLRVTGFYHASQIGVVQNQKALVNALIERWHSDTHTFHLPIGECVVSLEDVALILGLPTDGLPVTGMTMSSFPALEVKCLHQFGVAPRKSDCRGCCIKLTWLRDLKENIQLTDEISIQRYVKCHIMLLIRTILFGDKSGAGVHWKYLPLLHNFASIGQYSWGSACLAHLYRALCRASRYNCKEMDGPITLLFGWAWIRMPYLSPLPREPHSFSLANRWRNWERGDRRYRYLNLAHFRKAFDDLQEGKFLQVRRLEFSQKVRLYMPDAKHMKSSRR